The region GACTGCGTAAAATTTTCTATTGTACTTGGGTACAATAGAAAATCTCTCTATCAATTCATTTTTCACACTGTTTAATTTGACAAAAATACTAATATCTAAAACAAATAATATTAATTTACGTATTTAAAATAATCTTTAATATGATAAAATAACTGCCCAATACCAAAATTTCAAAGGAGTTAATCATGAAAAAACTAGCTATCATAGCTACAATAACACTGCTTTTTGCAGGATGTGCACAAGACAAGCCAAAACCTACGGCAAACCAGATGCAAGATGGATGTCCGCATCATCAAATGCATCATAACGACGGCAAATCCTGTGGTCACTCTTGCGAGCAAGGCTGTGCTCATCATGGCGACCATGGACATCATCACGGTCATCACCACCACCATTAATATAAAATTTGAGTGCCCTAAAAGCACTCAAATTTCGCTTTAGTCGTTTTTTAGTATGACTTTATTTCCTTTTGTGCCGACTACTTGGACTTTCTGTCCATCTTTTAAATCACCGTCATAACTCCAAAGAGTACCTTTAAAATATACCATTCCTTCTTTTATCTCGCCCTCTCCGATCTCGTTTAAAAAGTCATCTTTTACCTCATCTTTTGAGCTATAAAACCTCTCTTTCATAGGCTTTTTAAGCAGGATTAAGAGCGCAACGGAGATAAGCGAGGCGAGTAAAATTTGAACATGCCACGAAAAATCTATAAAAAATCCTAAAATTCCGACAGCTAAAAATCCAAGGCCAAAAAATAGAAGAAAAAACGATCCCACAAGCAACTCTGCAACCACCAAAAGCATACCAAAAGCCAAAACAAGATACGGAGGTATCATCTCTACTCCTTATTTTGCTTTATTTGATATAAAATCCTTTAGAACGCTTAGCGAACCTATAAGTTCGGTAGCCTCATAAGGGACTAAAATTTTATCATTGGCACTGTTTTTAGCCAGCTCGTTAAATGCC is a window of Campylobacter sp. CCUG 57310 DNA encoding:
- a CDS encoding NfeD family protein, which codes for MIPPYLVLAFGMLLVVAELLVGSFFLLFFGLGFLAVGILGFFIDFSWHVQILLASLISVALLILLKKPMKERFYSSKDEVKDDFLNEIGEGEIKEGMVYFKGTLWSYDGDLKDGQKVQVVGTKGNKVILKND